One genomic window of Glycine max cultivar Williams 82 chromosome 16, Glycine_max_v4.0, whole genome shotgun sequence includes the following:
- the LOC100810470 gene encoding germin-like protein 1 has protein sequence MKNKVLILFFSALLSSTSYASNVNDFCVADLKGPDSLSGYPCLPPTTLTDDNFVFNLQPANTSQFPTIKAGISTAFVNEFPALNGLDISVAHVAFEKDGFFPMHSHPDATELIILVEGEITAGFVTGMNSIAYLKTLKPGDLMVIPPGHLHFVANSGNEKATGFATFSSSNPTIHSFNNIFANNVPSDILAQATFLDIAQVKKLKARFGGSN, from the coding sequence atgaagaataAAGttctcattcttttcttttccgcTCTTCTTTCATCCACTTCCTATGCTTCCAATGTGAATGATTTCTGTGTGGCAGACCTTAAAGGTCCAGATAGCCTTTCTGGCTATCCTTGCTTGCCACCTACAACACTTACAGATGATAACTTTGTGTTCAATCTTCAACCTGCAAACACCTCACAGTTCCCTACTATCAAAGCTGGAATTAGCACTGCATTTGTTAATGAATTCCCTGCCCTCAATGGTCTTGACATCTCTGTAGCGCATGTAGCTTTCGAAAAAGATGGGTTTTTTCCAATGCATTCTCATCCTGATGCCACTGAACTAATCATCTTGGTGGAAGGTGAAATCACTGCTGGATTCGTCACCGGTATGAATTCGATTGCTTATCTGAAGACGCTGAAACCCGGAGATCTTATGGTTATTCCACCAGGACATTTGCATTTTGTAGCAAATTCTGGTAATGAGAAAGCCACTGGTTTTGCCACTTTCAGTAGCTCAAACCCTACTATCCATTCATTCAATAATATATTTGCCAACAATGTACCTTCTGACATACTTGCACAAGCTACATTTCTTGATATTGCCCAAGTCAAGAAGCTTAAGGCTCGTTTTGGTGGCAGCAACTAG
- the LOC100811007 gene encoding U-box domain-containing protein 39, with protein sequence MEKEVVESLWNGNTEMQIQAAVELRKLSRKQRHNLVESGVMVPLISMLHYENYEAIEAALCALLSLAFGSERNKSRIIKSGALPVLLSLFHCQSQTVAELTIATLLTISSCNSNKVAIASSGAIQLLAQFLNSTSSSTQFQLDTLATLHNLSTCQEIITPFVVSSGVIISLLELIHTSEKSSTLVEKAIGLLEHIVTSSKSALCEAASIGGAVRTLVETIEDGSLQSKEHAVGTLLLFCQSSREKFRGMILREGVMPGLLQLSVDGTWRAKNLAKKLLLLLRDCSNYSSTSNKQINYEVVERIMEEIDDAEGEELAETTLRLVEEMIAKLST encoded by the exons atggagaaagaGGTTGTGGAAAGCCTTTGGAATGGTAACACAGAAATGCAGATTCAAGCAGCTGTGGAACTCAGGAAACTCAGCAGAAAGCAGAGGCACAACTTGGTGGAAAGTGGAGTCATGGTACCTCTAATTTCCATGCTTCATTATGAAAACTATGAAGCCATTGAAGCTGCTCTCTGTGCTCTACTTAGCCTTGCCTTTGGAAGTGAAAG AAACAAGTCAAGGATCATCAAGTCAGGAGCATTGCCAGTGTTGCTGAGTCTCTTCCATTGCCAAAGCCAAACGGTGGCGGAATTGACAATAGCTACATTGCTAACCATCTCCTCTTGCAACTCAAACAAGGTAGCAATTGCTTCCTCTGGGGCCATCCAACTCTTAGCTCAATTTCTCAACAGCACAAGTAGTAGCACTCAGTTCCAACTTGACACACTAGCCACTCTCCACAACCTCTCAACATGCCAGGAGATTATTACACCTTTTGTTGTCTCTTCTGGGGTCATAATTTCCTTGCTTGAACTTATCCACACATCAGAAAAATCATCCACGTTGGTTGAGAAAGCAATTGGGTTGCTAGAACACATTGTGACTTCATCAAAGAGTGCACTGTGTGAGGCTGCTAGTATTGGGGGAGCAGTTAGAACCTTAGTAGAGACTATTGAAGATGGGTCACTTCAAAGCAAAGAGCATGCTGTGGGGACACTCCTCCTTTTTTGCCAAAGCTCAAGAGAAAAATTTAGAGGAATGATATTGAGAGAGGGAGTGATGCCAGGGTTGCTTCAGTTAAGTGTGGATGGAACTTGGAGAGCCAAAAATTTGGCCAAGAAATTATTGCTGCTACTGAGGGATTGCTCCAATTATAGTTCAACTAGtaataaacaaattaactaTGAGGTTGTGGAACGGATCATGGAAGAAATTGATGATGCTGAAGGGGAGGAATTGGCTGAGACTACTTTGAGATTGGTAGAGGAAATGATTGCAAAACTTAGTACATAA